The nucleotide window aaaggcgattttctcaattttAAGATTGCGATGGtcgctcagattccagattttcaaatagttgcatctcagccaaatatcgtcctaacaaaccacacatcaatggaaattttattcattcagttttcagatgatacattaagctaaatgtaaaaaaaaaaaaaacggacccTTACGTCTGATTTTGTGGAGCGGATTCACGTAAGAGATTTAGTGAGGCAAGCTCCTTCATTAGACAATACAAACAAACGTAATTACGTAAAACAGCTGCATTAAACATAACAGCAAGAGAGTGTTCAAACACGAAACGGTGAAAGCTGTATAATGAGTGTTAAGGACTGATACTGTAAGAGTTTCTATGTAAGTTTATCTTTGCGCGCGCGTCACATGTGTTCAACACGAGCATTCAAACACTAACGTCACGGTATCTAGGGATCAGTTGTGTAAAACAATCGTACATCCCGTTCGGTCACATACCCTGCCTGAGCTGTGGACTTTGGAGTGGCTTTTTTGCTGGAACCGGCCTGTTCTTCATCGAACACGCTGAACAAATCGTCTCCAAAGGCGTCCGCCATGACTCCAGCCGATACCCACAATACGTTGCGCTGGCCGCGTGCCGGAAATGACATACAACCGGTCAAACTCGTGAAGTGGGCAACGGTTAAAGAGACGCaacaaaatacgttttttttaaataatcaaaataaaaatttaaggAATTTGACGTTATTTAAATTTTGAAAAGTAATTCGTTTTATTTTAAGTCTTCTCAAGTGACAGGTTTTGATAAATAAACCCACAgttttttttgcataataatgtatttttagtaaaaagaaaagaaagaaagagataaactttctggtttattattatttattagatgtTTTATGCGAGACGAACGGATAGGTTCACtagtttgtaataataaaaaaacatatatttttgcataaattTTGGTTAAAGAAATCGCCTTAACAAAATAATGTcatttccaaaataaatattaaacggACGGAcaaaattgttatatattaataaacacgtttttttttatttacataaacacaACACTGTACGAAACACTGCTTGTGTACAAAGTTCCAAAAATCCCAGGTTTTCTGAAGTTTAtgttgaacttttattttgaaaattaaacGCTTCAATAGTTTCAGGCTTCATACACACTGCGATAGAGTTGGCATCGTTGTCTGACAGCAGCGGCTTCTTTACCGATTTCTAGCTATACGTGTTTTGTTCATATAAATGTGGATCATTTTGTGTATTGTTCAGTAACACACACTTTTCTTTGCAATGGGCGGGAAGAAGAAGAAGTCAGCTgcagtgagtgtgagtgtgagtgtgagctcAACCAGTGCAGCAGCTGAATCCACCGGCAGAAAACAGCTACAGAAATCAAATAATGACCAATCAGCCTCGAAGGAAAACAAACTCAGAGGTcagaattcatttaaaaaatcttgaTTGATTGAACGAGACAATATAAttcaaaattgtaattaaatttccACTTATTTGAATTCAGATGTACTGTGTAAAGTAATAATCAGTAGGTTATTATGCAGAATTTTTGCATTGTTTCATAACATGTTAAATGTCTTGACAGTCTGTCTGCAAATGCctttaatatttgatttatttaatttcttctaGCTCCCAAGACATATAGTCTTATCACCAATGAACAGACTGACACCAGTGTGTCTGATAAATCAATACTGAAGGTAAGTCTCAAAACAAAGAGGTCATACGTGAGTTTACTTGATTCAATTTGAgtcattaaaaactttaaaaaaataaataaaaaaaatcttaccaaccccaaatttttaatgtttgtgtgagCAACATCATCTTTTTTTTGACAATATGCATCCGTGCCTTGTCTTAcaattgtttcttttttcttttcttttttctttttttttttgttgcatgtttTAAGGTTGTTATCCAACCAGAACTGGAGAAGAAGGTCATTAAGTTAATTAATGAATACAGACAAGAACATGCTGATGAAGGACCAATATCTGGGAGACTCACCTCCAAGAAGTTGCTggtaattattttctgtttcaccttgaattgcaaaataaataaataaatatatatataatatgtatatccGTATTGTTTGTCAGGATCTGTACACAGCTCTGCAGATGTTCCGGTTTAAGGCTGAGCACATCGAGCAGGCCATGAAGAGCAGTGTGCTGTACGGAGGAGACCTGACCTCAGCGCTCGACTGGCTCTGTCTGAATCTCAGAGACGGTAAAAGGTTCAGATTGTAGTAACAAACTTATGTCTTGCTCTTAAAACATAAACCCTTGTTTTGAGTTTTGCTTTTCTGTTATCAAAGATGAGCTACCAGAGGGATTCAGCCAAAAGATGCAGGAGGAGGAACAGAAGAGTCGACCCAAGTTCCAGGCTCCTAAAGAGGACGAGAAACAAACTGTGACTAAGAAAGAAACGTATGAAGAGGAGGACGAACCAGAGGCCAATGTGTGTTAAAGTGTCATGAGAATCACATTTCCCTGAAAGGAATAgaacacccaaaaataaacatttcctgaCAATTTACCCATCCTTAGGCCGtcccagatgtagatgagtttgtttcttgtttcaacagatttggaaaaatttagcGTTACATCATtttctcatcaatggatgctctgcagtgaatgggtgccatcagaatgagagtccaaacagctgataaaaacattacaattatccacaaataatccactccaggccatcaattaatgtcttgtgaagtaaaaagatGCATGCGTTTAAGAAACAAAAtgatcattaagatgttttaacttctggctaaaatatgcatccttaatctataataataacacttcctccatcctctgttgtcctcatgcatcaaaatccaccaacatacagtatttaagaactttggactgttttcacttgtgcTTGTTCTGTGCGTATTTCTCTCATGGTTCAGATGAGAGACAGGAATATTATGGCTAGCCAATTCATTTTTTATGTGGAAGAAATGGTTTGAAGTTTCTTAAAACACAGCTCTTCATTTCACacgacattaactgatggactggagtgatgtggattattgtgatggttttatcagctgttaggactctcattctgacggcacccattcactgcagagcatccactggtgaacaagtctTCAAATCTGAAGACTGTGTAAgttttcagcaaatttacattttagagTGAACTATTTATTCAATGTTTTGAGATTTAAAAAAGTTGAAAAACCTTTTATTTGATGACAGAGTTCTGTAAAAGACAACGGTGACAGTATGAAGGAGTGGATACTGCGCTACGCTGAACAGTCTGAAGATCAGAGCAGTGAAGAAGATGAAAACAAGGACTCGCGTGTGTCTAACCCAGAGCTGGAGGAGGAGTTTGATCCTGTGAGTTTCACTCAGTCTGGTCTCCACATTACGTCACTGTTATATCTGGAGCTTCCAGTAAGTTGTCACACACACTCTTCCTGCAGAATGACAGATACCTGCGGCTCAGCGCTCAGCTGTATGATGCGATGGAGATGGCTGCTGAATCTAAAGCCAAGAAAGACAAGGCAGGGCAGAGGACAGCGCAGGATCGCATCAGAGTCATTCAGCAAGGTCTCTGCAGGGTCTTCTACCTTTCAGGGTATCTGTTCATTGTAGCACTTGAGAAAGTGTTGCCATGAATTTGTTTCTCAACAGTGTTTGTTTACATTACAGAAATGAAGCCTTTGGAGAGTCATCCGATGTTTAACTCGGCTATCAAAGTTAAAGACACTCCTAAAGAGGAAAAGAAGCCGGTTACACTCACTGATGGCAAGGAGGACCTCAACTTCAGCCTTTTCGAGCAAGCAGACCCACCACCAGCAGAAAAAGGTACGATTATTTTTGTATCATTGTGTGATTACaatgtatccttttttttttgtttatatttgtttaatttaattttgtttattctttaatgatgttgattattattttatgatatttgtgTTGCTTTGTTTCTTTATGTTGTTATTTCATGCTTTATTgtattgttcttattttattcttgtattttaatgttgtttgtgttattgttattttgcatgatttgtttattttattttagttatttttcttttcttttttttaatgtgtttgttgttattattttaatgtttaccatttttatgttatttacattttatgctgttatgtttagttttttttatatttgtatttaacaaaactttttaaaaatttgttttgtgttttttatttatttattttattttgtataagttctattttgttattttactttattgtatgtgttgggttttctttctattttattttgttactttatattgttgttatttcattgtatttttttgttgttgttttattttgtgatatgTTATACTATGTTTATCTTgttatattgtgatattttacatttgattttgtgttatgcaatgtttttgcaacacaattttatttttttcccctttttattttggttattttatgctttgtatgttttttttaatgacattgaattttttatcattaaatttaatcattatttcatatcatattttacatggttgtgtatttgttgtatgtctgttttattttataatgtattttatgctGTTATTGTGCCTAGGTAGTTCATTGCATTCATGGTTTTTCTCTATGTCTTGACAGTTATTGTTAACCATGTTAATCTGATTTGTCATTGTTGATACTCAAGctgagaaaaagaagaaagagccCAAAGACATTCGTAACTTTGACTACACATCAAGGAGCTGGACTGGCAAGTCACCAAAGCAGTTTCTGATTGATTGGTGCAGAAAGAACCTCCCGAAGAGCCCTCCACCATCCTTTCAGAAAGTTGCAGTCGGCAGATACTGGAAATGCAAGTATGATGCATAAACATTGCATCTGACTTCTTCTAATTGTATATTGAATGCAGATTTGAGTGTCTGGTTATGTGTCATTGCTGTCAGAGTTCGTATCCAGAGGCCTAATGATGTTTTGGAGGTTTGTCCCACTATCCTGACTGAGGACGGCATGCAGGCCCAGCACTTAGGAGCCACGCTTGCTCTCTATAACCTAGTCAAAGGACAGGTGATTCCAAAACACCACATTCACATATTAAACATACAGTTCatgtatttcattcattttatccCTCCTTTGATCTACATTAGTCGGTGCATCAGCTTCTGCCGCCCACCTACCGTGACGTGTGGCTTGAGTGGCGAGACAGCGAACAAAAAGAAGAAGAGCAAACCCGCTCCGCCATCAACAAACCACGCGACCAGTTCATCGCACGTCTGCTCGCCCGCCTCAAACAGCAACACACCCTTCAACCGGAGGCCGAGCCGCAGGAACGTCTTCAGGACGCCGAAGCAGAGGACTCCTGGGAGAACCTGGACACGCAGGAGGACCACGAGCCCCagcgcggaggaggcctggaggCGGAGGAGGCGTCCCGGAGGCTGTTTCTCAGACTGCGGAGCTCGGCTCTGGCTCGCAGGCTGCTGTCTGAGAGGGAGCAGCTGCCCGTCTTCCAGCACCGTCAGCAGCTGCTCGAGGCTCTGCGGCGCCACCGTGTGCTGGTGATCGCTGGGGAGACAGGAAGCGGGAAGAGCACACAGATTCCTCAGTTCATCCTGGAGGAGCTCCTGGCTAACGGGGAGGCCGCGCAGCCTTGTAATGTGGTGGTGACGCAGCCCAGGAGGATTTCAGCCATGAGTCTGGCCAGCAGGGTGTCACAGGAGCTGGGGAGCGAGGACGGACCGGGAGCCAAGGTTAGATCGCAGGGAGATTAAAGAAATGAAGTGTCATAATTGCAGTTCAAGACAGAGACACCATAGTAATATATCCTTGAATGTTTGTATTCCAGAGCTCACTGTGTGGATACCAAATCCGAATGGAGAACCGCTCCGGGGACGCCACACGACTGCTGTACTGCACCACAGGAGTCCTGCTGCGCAAACTACAGCAGGACCGGCTCCTCAGCTCCCTCACACACATCATCGTGGACGAGGTGAAGCGCACATAACTCTCTCACTATACCTAC belongs to Carassius gibelio isolate Cgi1373 ecotype wild population from Czech Republic chromosome B10, carGib1.2-hapl.c, whole genome shotgun sequence and includes:
- the dhx29 gene encoding ATP-dependent RNA helicase DHX29 isoform X1, whose product is MGGKKKKSAAVSVSVSVSSTSAAAESTGRKQLQKSNNDQSASKENKLRAPKTYSLITNEQTDTSVSDKSILKVVIQPELEKKVIKLINEYRQEHADEGPISGRLTSKKLLDLYTALQMFRFKAEHIEQAMKSSVLYGGDLTSALDWLCLNLRDDELPEGFSQKMQEEEQKSRPKFQAPKEDEKQTVTKKETYEEEDEPEANSSVKDNGDSMKEWILRYAEQSEDQSSEEDENKDSRVSNPELEEEFDPNDRYLRLSAQLYDAMEMAAESKAKKDKAGQRTAQDRIRVIQQEMKPLESHPMFNSAIKVKDTPKEEKKPVTLTDGKEDLNFSLFEQADPPPAEKAEKKKKEPKDIRNFDYTSRSWTGKSPKQFLIDWCRKNLPKSPPPSFQKVAVGRYWKCKVRIQRPNDVLEVCPTILTEDGMQAQHLGATLALYNLVKGQSVHQLLPPTYRDVWLEWRDSEQKEEEQTRSAINKPRDQFIARLLARLKQQHTLQPEAEPQERLQDAEAEDSWENLDTQEDHEPQRGGGLEAEEASRRLFLRLRSSALARRLLSEREQLPVFQHRQQLLEALRRHRVLVIAGETGSGKSTQIPQFILEELLANGEAAQPCNVVVTQPRRISAMSLASRVSQELGSEDGPGAKSSLCGYQIRMENRSGDATRLLYCTTGVLLRKLQQDRLLSSLTHIIVDEVHERSVQSDFLLTILKEVVHKRSDLRLILMSATVDCQKFANYFNRCPVVTIPGRAFPVEVFHLEDIVEETGYILEQDSEYSQKFVEEEEEVSLNITQKGGKTLQHQELIVRDSGPGWDLSPELDHFSKRTRHVLQYMNPNKINMDLILDLLEYLDTSPQFRDVDGAVLIFLPGLAHIQQLYDLLTTDKRFSTKDRFKLVALHSTLSSQDQSSAFTVPPPGVRKIVLSTNIAETGVTIPDVVFVIDTGKTKENRYHESSQMSSLVETFVSKASALQRQGRAGRVRGGFCFRLYPKFRFESFIDYSIPEILRVPLEELCLHIMKCEYGSPEDFLCRALDAPQQQAVCNAVSLLRKIGACQQDSYALTPLGHHLAALPVNVKIGKMLIFGAIFSCLEPIATIAAAMSEKSPFVTPMNRKEEANLAKSALAVASSDHVTIYSAYLGWKRSRSEGTRAETAFCRKHFLSRTALMTIEDVKQELIRMVEQAGFVSSKPSRTPRSRPGAEHKAIGSLSQQDVSVLKAVLTAGLYDSVGRILCSPSLDVQERVVCVAETAQGKAHVHPSSVNRFLQTHGWLLFQEKVKYTKVFLRDTTLISPLSMLLFGGDIDVQHRERLISLDGWICFQAPVRIGVIFKHLRKLIDSLLERKLANPKMNLEDEKTIQIITELIKSENML